The following are encoded together in the Pseudomonas maumuensis genome:
- a CDS encoding EscE/YscE/SsaE family type III secretion system needle protein co-chaperone — protein MMDELLQETRDPQTRVRMFTMLEQARSARASQMSWPLSPAAFQALHDERTALEAALKILEKLEEH, from the coding sequence ATGATGGATGAGCTATTGCAGGAAACACGTGACCCGCAAACCCGGGTTCGAATGTTCACGATGCTGGAGCAGGCGCGGAGCGCCCGTGCCAGCCAAATGTCGTGGCCTTTGTCGCCCGCGGCATTCCAGGCATTACACGATGAGCGAACAGCCCTTGAAGCGGCCTTGAAGATACTGGAAAAACTGGAGGAACACTGA
- a CDS encoding EscF/YscF/HrpA family type III secretion system needle major subunit: protein MTGISGGFYDGTSNTMDMVHEGLAKQAQQANQAVLDSLKKLNEKSDDPALLADMRHRSNIWSNVFQVDATLGQTFKNTISSILQKF, encoded by the coding sequence ATGACAGGCATTAGCGGCGGATTTTACGACGGCACGAGCAACACCATGGACATGGTCCACGAAGGTTTGGCCAAGCAGGCGCAACAAGCCAACCAGGCCGTGCTCGACTCACTGAAGAAACTCAACGAAAAAAGCGACGACCCGGCGTTGCTGGCCGACATGCGCCATCGCTCGAACATCTGGTCGAACGTGTTCCAGGTCGATGCGACCTTGGGTCAGACCTTCAAGAACACCATCAGCAGCATCCTGCAGAAGTTCTGA
- a CDS encoding YscG family type III secretion system chaperone encodes MEHSLDNLMARLGLLGVEHRHHEEALSIAHWLARQPETMEAACVIRVAGLMGAGRCEEALAQGVQAPWPSLGPWLALCERQLGYMAALERRLEHMAQSEDADLIRFAESMRAQVVA; translated from the coding sequence ATGGAGCATTCATTGGATAATCTGATGGCGCGCCTGGGACTGCTGGGTGTCGAGCACCGTCACCATGAAGAGGCCTTGTCGATTGCGCACTGGCTTGCCCGGCAGCCGGAAACCATGGAAGCCGCCTGTGTGATACGTGTTGCCGGCCTGATGGGGGCGGGGCGTTGCGAGGAGGCCCTGGCGCAAGGCGTTCAGGCACCCTGGCCATCCCTGGGCCCGTGGCTGGCGTTGTGCGAGCGGCAGCTGGGCTACATGGCGGCGCTGGAAAGGCGGCTGGAGCACATGGCGCAGAGCGAGGATGCCGATCTGATCCGCTTCGCCGAAAGCATGCGTGCCCAGGTGGTTGCATGA
- the sctI gene encoding type III secretion system inner rod subunit SctI — protein sequence MTGITEVTQVVTDLQSLAAPAADAGQVAEFEQALASTGGNSGEGVLHTLGQLSQQHVEARQAAHANLVSGTGDPVALMEAHWALIRTNLQVELIAKGVGRTTQNIETLMKAQ from the coding sequence ATGACTGGCATCACTGAAGTGACCCAGGTGGTCACTGATTTGCAGTCCTTGGCGGCACCGGCGGCCGATGCCGGGCAAGTGGCCGAGTTCGAACAAGCGCTGGCCAGTACCGGCGGCAACTCTGGGGAAGGGGTATTGCACACCCTCGGGCAGCTCAGCCAGCAGCACGTCGAAGCCAGGCAGGCCGCGCACGCCAACCTGGTCTCGGGCACGGGAGACCCCGTGGCGCTGATGGAGGCCCATTGGGCGCTGATACGCACCAACTTGCAGGTGGAGTTGATTGCCAAGGGCGTGGGGCGTACCACGCAGAACATCGAAACACTCATGAAAGCCCAATAG
- the sctJ gene encoding type III secretion system inner membrane ring lipoprotein SctJ gives MLLLMVLMLGGCRVELYLGLGQREANEMLAVLDAEGIEAVKAQDKDGKVKILIDEADIGHAVAALKRQGYPREMFSTVNDVFPRDSLISSPLEEQARLTYVKSQELSRTLSEIDGVLVARVHVVLPEPRDGLRASARAASASIFIKHAADASLDLYIGQMKQLLSNSIEGLDYERISVVLVPSTQARHPLAAGRHATLLSIQVVEGSRLRLLALVGALLGVLVLSNLAQYLWWRQRA, from the coding sequence TTGCTGCTTCTTATGGTGCTGATGCTGGGCGGGTGCCGGGTCGAGTTGTACCTCGGCCTCGGCCAGCGCGAAGCCAACGAAATGCTCGCGGTGCTGGATGCCGAGGGCATCGAGGCGGTGAAGGCGCAGGACAAGGACGGCAAAGTGAAAATCCTCATCGACGAGGCCGACATCGGTCACGCGGTGGCGGCGCTCAAGCGCCAGGGTTATCCACGGGAGATGTTCTCCACGGTCAATGACGTGTTCCCGCGGGACAGCCTGATCTCGTCACCGTTGGAGGAGCAGGCACGGTTGACCTATGTAAAGTCCCAGGAACTGTCGCGCACCCTCTCGGAAATCGACGGCGTGTTGGTGGCGCGGGTGCATGTGGTGTTGCCGGAGCCCCGTGATGGCCTACGCGCGTCGGCTCGTGCGGCCTCGGCGTCGATCTTCATCAAGCACGCGGCGGATGCGTCACTTGACCTGTACATCGGGCAGATGAAGCAGTTGTTGAGTAACAGTATCGAAGGCCTGGACTACGAGCGCATCAGTGTCGTACTGGTGCCTTCCACGCAGGCGCGGCACCCGTTGGCCGCAGGACGTCATGCCACACTGTTGTCGATACAGGTCGTTGAGGGTTCGCGTCTGCGCTTGTTGGCGCTGGTGGGCGCTTTGCTGGGGGTGTTGGTGCTGAGCAACCTGGCGCAGTACCTGTGGTGGCGTCAACGGGCATGA
- a CDS encoding SctK family type III secretion system sorting platform protein: protein MNQFQLRYCPAHYLHRAHCPEPLRQVAQVLPQWRQDSSINAWLLSVLGLAEPFAMPMQLGGLGLYPQPEFQGVLASLGGLLHGQAIQQRLDRAGQVYLRQALGEQGHRYCLEKCSLIIGPWPSGWQRALPSGALDDYLPICGLAFWLQACGEVDPGFVRRLALRLPGTDVLPVWPIDDEQRDLARILCLKVARDRSPQCCHLLN from the coding sequence ATGAACCAGTTCCAGCTGCGCTACTGCCCTGCGCACTACCTGCACAGGGCGCATTGCCCCGAGCCGTTGCGGCAGGTGGCGCAGGTATTGCCGCAATGGCGCCAGGACAGCTCGATCAATGCTTGGTTGCTATCGGTACTGGGTCTGGCCGAGCCTTTCGCCATGCCCATGCAACTGGGCGGTCTGGGCCTCTACCCGCAACCCGAATTCCAAGGCGTGCTGGCCAGTCTTGGTGGACTGCTGCATGGCCAGGCCATCCAGCAAAGGCTCGACCGAGCAGGTCAGGTGTACTTGCGCCAGGCGCTCGGTGAGCAGGGGCACCGCTACTGCCTGGAAAAGTGCAGCTTGATCATCGGCCCATGGCCGAGCGGTTGGCAGCGGGCGCTGCCAAGCGGTGCCCTGGATGACTACCTGCCCATTTGTGGCCTGGCTTTCTGGCTACAGGCCTGTGGCGAGGTCGACCCTGGGTTTGTCCGGCGCCTGGCGCTGCGGTTGCCTGGAACCGACGTTTTGCCAGTCTGGCCGATTGACGACGAACAGCGCGATTTGGCGCGCATCCTTTGCTTGAAAGTGGCCCGAGACAGGAGCCCGCAATGTTGCCATTTATTGAACTGA
- a CDS encoding HrpE/YscL family type III secretion apparatus protein codes for MLPFIELNDSRPLIAPDLTVLRSSDYQRYLDAAELIDGAHQRASDIDAQADAVLEQQHRLGREVGLEMAAVEQAALLHSVRLHCAEFHRRADRQMSEVVYQAVGKVLGAYPAIELTLAVTRQALAQIRLREALLLHVPPEQVDQVRLRIDEVLADVPEAGPLEVRADTRLAGGGCRLETEGYVIDASIEGQLTALRRALAQRHADDEAGA; via the coding sequence ATGTTGCCATTTATTGAACTGAACGATAGCCGGCCGCTGATCGCGCCGGACCTGACGGTACTGCGTAGTAGTGACTATCAACGCTACCTCGATGCTGCTGAACTGATCGATGGCGCCCATCAGCGTGCCAGCGACATCGACGCCCAAGCCGATGCGGTACTCGAGCAGCAGCATCGGCTTGGGCGGGAGGTCGGCCTGGAGATGGCTGCGGTCGAGCAGGCGGCGCTGCTGCACAGTGTGCGATTGCACTGTGCCGAGTTCCATCGTCGGGCCGACCGGCAGATGAGCGAGGTGGTGTACCAGGCGGTAGGCAAGGTGCTGGGGGCCTACCCGGCCATCGAGTTGACGTTGGCCGTCACCCGCCAGGCGCTGGCGCAGATTCGACTACGGGAGGCACTGCTCCTGCACGTGCCTCCCGAGCAGGTGGACCAGGTGCGCCTGCGTATCGATGAAGTCCTCGCAGATGTTCCCGAAGCGGGACCTCTGGAGGTGCGTGCCGATACTCGCCTCGCGGGAGGCGGCTGTCGCCTGGAAACCGAAGGCTACGTCATCGACGCCAGCATCGAGGGCCAACTGACCGCCCTGCGGCGAGCCCTGGCGCAACGGCATGCGGATGATGAGGCTGGAGCATGA
- the sctU gene encoding type III secretion system export apparatus subunit SctU, giving the protein MSTEKSEQPTRGKLREARDNGQVAKSKELVSTVLILSLVALPLGFSDYFLGHLRALMLLPEHLLHLPFRQALELMLEQLLREVLWLTLPILLTAVLAAIAGNLLQSGFMFSSSPLAPDLKKVSPVEGLKRIFSVRNLLDFLKSSLKVLLLGALVVGLLSDNLHALLRVPLCGIECILPLLGSLLSKLIGVCAVGFLAISAADYGLERWQHHQQLRMSKDEVKREHKEMEGAPELKRERRKRHRQLQQGTLRADVKRSSVIVTNPTHIAVGLRYRPGETPLPLVTLKYTDEQALRVRRIAEEEGVPVLERIPLARALFADSLEEQYIPAELIQPVAEVIRWLQAQEKASQDQGFL; this is encoded by the coding sequence ATGAGCACCGAGAAGAGTGAACAGCCCACGCGCGGGAAACTACGCGAAGCCCGTGACAACGGCCAGGTGGCCAAGAGCAAGGAGCTGGTATCCACCGTGCTGATCCTCAGCCTGGTGGCATTGCCCTTGGGCTTTTCCGACTACTTCCTCGGACACCTTCGCGCACTGATGCTACTGCCTGAGCACCTGCTGCACTTGCCCTTTCGCCAAGCGTTGGAGCTGATGCTCGAGCAGCTGTTGCGCGAGGTGCTGTGGCTCACCCTGCCGATTCTGCTGACCGCGGTGCTTGCCGCAATCGCGGGAAACCTGCTGCAGAGCGGTTTCATGTTCAGCAGCAGTCCGCTTGCACCCGACCTGAAGAAGGTCAGCCCAGTGGAAGGGCTGAAGCGGATCTTCTCGGTCAGGAACCTGCTCGACTTTCTCAAGTCGTCGCTCAAAGTCCTGCTCCTCGGCGCACTGGTAGTCGGCCTGCTCAGCGACAACCTGCATGCGTTGCTGCGCGTCCCGCTGTGCGGTATCGAATGCATCCTGCCCTTGCTGGGCAGCCTGTTGAGCAAGCTGATCGGAGTCTGTGCCGTCGGTTTCCTGGCGATCTCGGCGGCCGACTATGGCCTGGAGCGCTGGCAGCATCACCAGCAGCTGCGCATGAGCAAGGATGAGGTCAAGCGCGAGCACAAGGAAATGGAAGGCGCTCCGGAGCTCAAACGCGAGCGCCGCAAGCGCCACCGCCAACTGCAGCAAGGTACCTTGCGCGCGGACGTCAAGCGCTCGTCGGTCATCGTCACCAACCCGACCCACATTGCCGTGGGTCTGCGTTACAGGCCCGGGGAAACCCCGTTACCGCTGGTCACCCTGAAGTACACCGATGAGCAGGCGCTACGGGTTCGCCGGATCGCCGAAGAAGAAGGCGTGCCGGTGCTCGAACGTATTCCCCTGGCCCGGGCGCTGTTCGCCGACAGTCTGGAGGAGCAGTACATCCCCGCTGAGCTGATCCAGCCGGTCGCCGAGGTGATCCGCTGGTTGCAGGCGCAAGAGAAGGCATCGCAGGACCAGGGTTTTCTGTAG
- the sctT gene encoding type III secretion system export apparatus subunit SctT, whose product MTVQALEQVMLSFSLILPRLFSCFIILPILGKQVLGGALVRNGVACSLALFIYPSVAETLPAGLDGLQLGLLIGKEVLIGLLLGFVVCIPFWALEACGFLIDNQRGATLASTLNPMLGSQTSPTGALLVQTLITLFFTGGACLGLLGALLGSYVSWPVASFYPQIGPQWSAFFLAQFDYLMTLCLLFAAPLLIAMFLAEFGLALISRFAPSLNVFILSMPVKSLVCSALLVPYLYLLMGQAQDQVFDALAAMRLLGPLLEQP is encoded by the coding sequence ATGACCGTCCAAGCGCTCGAACAGGTCATGCTGAGCTTCAGCCTGATCCTGCCCCGACTGTTCAGCTGCTTCATCATCCTGCCGATCCTCGGCAAGCAGGTACTCGGTGGCGCGCTGGTGCGCAATGGCGTGGCATGTTCGCTGGCGCTGTTCATCTATCCCAGCGTTGCCGAAACGCTCCCAGCCGGCCTGGATGGATTGCAACTGGGGCTGTTGATCGGCAAGGAAGTGCTGATCGGCTTGCTGCTGGGCTTCGTGGTATGCATCCCGTTCTGGGCACTGGAGGCCTGCGGCTTTCTCATCGACAACCAACGCGGCGCGACCCTGGCATCCACCCTAAACCCAATGCTGGGTAGCCAGACCAGCCCCACCGGGGCCTTGCTGGTGCAGACGCTGATCACCCTGTTCTTCACCGGCGGCGCCTGCCTGGGACTACTGGGCGCTTTGCTGGGTAGCTACGTCAGCTGGCCGGTGGCGAGCTTCTACCCACAGATCGGCCCGCAATGGAGCGCGTTCTTCCTGGCCCAGTTCGACTACCTGATGACCCTGTGCCTGCTGTTCGCCGCGCCGCTGCTGATCGCCATGTTCCTCGCCGAATTCGGTCTGGCGCTGATCAGCCGTTTCGCTCCGTCGCTGAACGTTTTCATCCTCTCCATGCCGGTCAAGAGCCTGGTTTGCAGCGCGTTACTGGTGCCCTACCTGTACCTGCTGATGGGGCAGGCCCAGGACCAGGTGTTCGACGCGCTGGCAGCGATGCGCCTGCTCGGCCCGCTACTGGAACAACCATGA
- the sctS gene encoding type III secretion system export apparatus subunit SctS: MSSTEVLHFASQALWLVLILSLPTVLMAALVGTLVSLVQALTQVQEQTLGFVAKLVAVVVTLFVTADWMGSELYRYTDLVLNRVLWVR, encoded by the coding sequence ATGAGCAGTACCGAGGTTCTGCATTTCGCCAGCCAGGCGTTGTGGCTGGTGTTGATCCTGTCGCTGCCGACGGTGTTGATGGCCGCGCTGGTGGGCACCCTGGTCTCGCTGGTCCAGGCCTTGACCCAAGTCCAGGAGCAGACCTTGGGCTTCGTCGCCAAGCTGGTCGCGGTGGTCGTTACCCTGTTCGTCACCGCTGACTGGATGGGTAGCGAGCTCTATCGCTACACCGACCTCGTGCTCAACCGGGTCCTGTGGGTACGATGA
- the sctR gene encoding type III secretion system export apparatus subunit SctR, giving the protein MIQLPDELSLILGLALLSLAPFIAVMATSFLKMTVVFSLLRNALGVQQIPPNMALYGLAIILSVYVMAPVGMATYDYLNAHETTLGDAHSVERFLDEGMTPFRTFLDKHVNERERAFFLDSTRQLWPSRYADQVDGNSLLVLLPAFTISELSRAFEIGFLIYLPFIAIDLIISNILLAMGMMMVSPVTISLPFKLLLFVLLDGWGRLSHGLVLSYGG; this is encoded by the coding sequence ATGATCCAGTTGCCGGACGAACTGAGCCTGATCCTTGGCCTGGCGCTGCTGTCGCTGGCCCCTTTCATCGCAGTCATGGCTACTTCATTCCTGAAGATGACCGTGGTCTTTTCCCTGCTGCGCAATGCCCTGGGTGTCCAGCAGATACCACCCAACATGGCCCTGTACGGACTGGCGATCATTCTCAGCGTCTACGTCATGGCGCCGGTAGGCATGGCCACCTACGACTACTTGAACGCCCATGAGACGACCCTCGGCGACGCCCACTCGGTCGAGCGCTTTCTCGACGAGGGCATGACGCCGTTTCGCACGTTTCTCGACAAGCATGTCAACGAGCGCGAGCGCGCCTTCTTCCTCGACAGCACCCGCCAATTGTGGCCCAGCCGCTACGCCGATCAGGTCGATGGCAACAGCCTGCTCGTGCTGCTGCCCGCCTTCACCATCAGCGAGCTGAGCCGAGCTTTCGAGATCGGCTTCCTGATCTATCTGCCGTTCATCGCCATCGACCTGATCATCTCCAACATCCTGCTGGCCATGGGCATGATGATGGTGTCGCCAGTGACCATCTCGCTACCGTTCAAACTGCTGCTGTTCGTCCTGCTCGATGGCTGGGGGCGCCTGTCCCACGGCCTGGTGCTGAGCTACGGAGGATGA
- the sctQ gene encoding type III secretion system cytoplasmic ring protein SctQ → MSWANFPSVDPREPHLQRLLSHRQRTYADGERQALLSIATTDGDLDLAVLVDWQGIPARLLCRRQCLTQWLAPHLQGADFVSLPAPLQLALLQRDTPSVPGLQCLGTEPAGATQALPCLQVTLKHGASMLTCWVQGDCERLLASLPGRPVRDRLNITLTLSLQWRPLELTLHDLRGLGTGDILLLPTGTASPPRLLGVLDGHPWAELLLNDTHLELVRMHDSLPPPDTALAELEQLPIAVSFEVGRQTLDLHTLSTLQPGALIELHSPVEAQVRIMANQRCVGSGLLVRIDGRLGVRVTRLLQSEPT, encoded by the coding sequence ATGAGCTGGGCAAACTTCCCCTCCGTCGACCCACGGGAGCCGCACCTGCAGCGGCTGCTGAGCCACCGTCAGCGCACCTATGCCGACGGAGAACGCCAAGCCTTGCTGAGCATTGCCACAACCGACGGCGATTTGGATCTGGCCGTGCTGGTCGACTGGCAGGGCATCCCGGCACGCCTGCTGTGCCGCCGGCAGTGCCTGACGCAATGGCTCGCACCGCATTTACAAGGCGCCGATTTCGTCAGCCTCCCCGCGCCGCTACAGCTGGCCTTGCTGCAACGTGACACCCCTTCGGTCCCCGGCCTGCAATGCCTGGGCACCGAACCGGCGGGTGCCACCCAAGCACTACCCTGCCTGCAGGTAACGTTGAAGCACGGCGCAAGCATGCTGACCTGCTGGGTGCAAGGCGACTGCGAGCGCCTGCTGGCCAGCCTGCCAGGACGCCCGGTACGTGATCGCCTGAACATCACCCTGACACTCTCGCTGCAATGGCGCCCCCTCGAACTGACGCTGCATGACCTGCGCGGCCTTGGCACGGGCGACATCCTCCTGCTGCCAACCGGTACGGCATCGCCACCCCGGCTGTTGGGCGTGCTCGACGGCCACCCCTGGGCAGAACTGCTGCTCAACGACACCCATCTGGAGCTAGTTCGCATGCACGATTCGTTACCGCCGCCCGATACCGCACTGGCGGAACTGGAGCAACTTCCCATCGCCGTCAGCTTCGAGGTCGGTCGCCAGACCCTCGACCTGCACACCCTGTCGACCTTGCAGCCGGGTGCCTTGATCGAGCTGCACAGCCCAGTTGAAGCGCAAGTGCGGATCATGGCCAACCAACGCTGCGTGGGCAGCGGCCTGCTGGTGCGGATCGACGGCCGCCTCGGGGTACGCGTGACCCGCCTACTGCAAAGCGAGCCGACATGA
- a CDS encoding type III secretion system needle length determinant yields the protein MRPALGEDVEYLNSPALSVPAMAIERAAVDRALPLARVEPIQDLQTLVDRLQLQLLGNKADNRELTLLRAQLPGLGQVEVRMHPVGTGLQVDVHAAPASLRQLQVACADLLDRLQRLDPEQHVSLSLAANGGGGDQGSRNRRHVLDEWWPEP from the coding sequence ATGCGCCCTGCGCTTGGCGAAGACGTCGAATACCTGAACAGCCCAGCACTGTCAGTGCCTGCCATGGCCATTGAACGTGCGGCGGTGGACCGAGCCCTGCCCCTTGCACGTGTCGAACCGATCCAGGACCTGCAGACGTTGGTGGATCGGCTACAGCTGCAACTGCTCGGCAACAAGGCCGACAACCGCGAGTTAACCTTGCTGCGTGCGCAATTACCGGGACTTGGCCAGGTCGAGGTGCGCATGCATCCCGTGGGTACAGGCTTGCAAGTGGATGTTCATGCCGCGCCAGCCAGCCTGCGACAATTGCAGGTGGCCTGCGCCGACCTGCTCGACCGTTTGCAACGCCTCGATCCTGAACAGCACGTCAGCCTCAGCCTCGCCGCCAACGGTGGTGGCGGCGACCAGGGCTCACGCAACAGGCGTCATGTGCTCGACGAATGGTGGCCCGAACCATGA
- the sctO gene encoding type III secretion system stalk subunit SctO translates to MPLNALVQIKQRRLQRAEREAQRQRTQLQAAQADKARCMAAHLAFQRDAREEQQRLFAEHVGQLTDRRALQHWHRQVGLLGAHEARLRAEVMVCEDALAQQHTAHVQAQAKLAQARQEHDSFSQLRDQANLRAARVAEHRQELELEECVLQGGGRP, encoded by the coding sequence GTGCCCCTGAACGCCCTTGTCCAGATCAAGCAACGCAGACTGCAACGCGCCGAGCGGGAAGCACAACGCCAGCGAACCCAGTTGCAGGCGGCACAGGCAGACAAGGCGCGATGCATGGCCGCGCACCTGGCCTTTCAACGCGATGCCCGCGAGGAACAACAGCGCCTGTTCGCTGAACATGTCGGCCAGCTGACCGACCGCCGAGCTCTGCAGCACTGGCATCGGCAGGTCGGGCTGCTCGGTGCGCACGAAGCGCGCCTGCGCGCGGAGGTCATGGTCTGCGAGGACGCACTGGCACAACAGCACACGGCCCACGTGCAGGCACAAGCGAAACTCGCCCAGGCCAGGCAAGAACACGATAGTTTCAGCCAGTTGCGCGACCAAGCAAACCTGCGAGCCGCGCGGGTCGCGGAGCACCGGCAGGAACTTGAGTTGGAGGAATGCGTGCTCCAGGGTGGGGGGCGGCCATGA
- the sctN gene encoding type III secretion system ATPase SctN → MPPSLLQISQSLLAAVNSATLVRVNGKVTQVTGTLIHAQAPGVQVGELCRLRKPGGQPELLAEVIGLQQNQALLAPLGDMQGLCTRTEVCPTGGTHRVGVGEHLLGMVLDGLGNPLDGSAPAPPLAWYAVHRHAPSPLQRKLVDTPLSLGVRCIDGLLTCAEGQRTGIFAPAGGGKSTLLATLLRNAEVDVVVLALIGERGREVREFIDHELGERGLRRAVLVVATSDRPAMERARAAFVATSIAEYFRDQGNKVLLMMDSLTRFARAQREIGLAAGEPPTRRGFPPSVFAQLPRLLERAGQSDRGSITALYTVLVEGDDLNEPIAEETRSILDGHIVLSQALGAANHYPAIDVLRSVSRVMNQVVAPEHRAAAARLREWMARYEEVELLLRIGEYTQGQDPATDLAIGKREAIRNWLCQPPHEYTSLRQSLDQLLEITRCP, encoded by the coding sequence ATGCCACCATCGTTGCTCCAGATTTCCCAGTCCCTGCTGGCCGCCGTGAACAGTGCCACCCTGGTGCGGGTCAACGGCAAGGTCACCCAGGTCACCGGTACCCTGATCCACGCGCAGGCGCCTGGCGTACAGGTCGGCGAGCTGTGCCGGCTGCGCAAGCCGGGCGGCCAACCTGAACTGCTGGCCGAGGTCATCGGACTGCAGCAGAACCAAGCCTTGCTCGCCCCGCTGGGCGACATGCAGGGACTGTGTACGCGCACCGAGGTCTGCCCCACCGGCGGCACGCACCGTGTGGGCGTAGGCGAACATTTGCTGGGCATGGTGCTGGACGGTCTGGGCAATCCGCTCGACGGCAGCGCGCCCGCCCCGCCACTAGCCTGGTACGCCGTGCATCGGCACGCGCCATCACCCTTGCAGCGCAAGCTTGTCGATACCCCTTTGAGCCTGGGCGTGCGCTGCATCGATGGCCTGCTCACCTGCGCCGAAGGCCAGCGCACAGGCATCTTCGCCCCCGCTGGTGGCGGCAAGAGCACGCTGCTGGCCACACTGCTGCGCAACGCCGAGGTAGACGTGGTCGTCCTTGCGCTGATCGGCGAGCGCGGTCGCGAGGTACGTGAGTTCATTGATCACGAACTCGGCGAACGCGGCCTACGGCGCGCCGTGCTGGTAGTCGCGACCTCCGACCGCCCGGCGATGGAGCGCGCCCGGGCAGCCTTCGTCGCCACCAGCATCGCCGAGTACTTTCGTGACCAGGGCAACAAGGTCCTGCTGATGATGGATTCGCTGACTCGCTTCGCCCGGGCCCAGCGGGAAATCGGTCTCGCCGCGGGCGAGCCACCGACCCGACGTGGCTTCCCGCCTTCGGTGTTCGCTCAACTGCCACGCTTACTGGAACGCGCCGGGCAATCGGACAGGGGCTCGATCACCGCGCTCTACACCGTGCTGGTGGAAGGCGACGACCTGAACGAGCCGATCGCCGAGGAAACCCGCTCGATCCTCGATGGCCACATCGTGCTGTCGCAAGCCTTGGGCGCAGCCAACCATTACCCGGCCATCGACGTGCTGCGCTCGGTCAGCCGGGTCATGAACCAGGTCGTCGCCCCTGAGCATCGTGCCGCCGCAGCTCGGCTGCGCGAGTGGATGGCCCGCTATGAGGAGGTCGAACTGCTGCTCAGGATCGGTGAATACACACAGGGCCAGGACCCCGCCACGGACCTGGCCATCGGCAAACGCGAAGCCATCCGCAACTGGCTGTGCCAACCCCCCCACGAATACACCTCGCTACGCCAGAGCCTCGACCAACTGCTGGAGATCACCCGGTGCCCCTGA
- a CDS encoding HrpJ domain-containing protein yields the protein MAFSSLANARLSARSRVTDARQHGMRAGQMAEEMLAKVPDVQRRSLDELVAWLRQHPQLTSGELAARLDGFSAQACHRYLALAYAREALGASAGEHGLAGKLDQAMAALAQDQGPAIELAIEIGPLAQAAEEQGVADVAALRGVYCDFLCGYRGLRHAWDELRARFGDAAIGDVAQFMLSGLASHINGPSSSLDSARLQQVVSDMKLVQALKKLEGDTTVLFRQLAGGSSGVRTF from the coding sequence ATGGCCTTCTCGTCATTGGCCAACGCCCGGCTCAGTGCGCGCAGCCGTGTCACCGATGCGCGCCAGCATGGGATGCGCGCAGGTCAAATGGCCGAGGAGATGCTGGCCAAGGTGCCGGATGTCCAGCGCCGCTCCCTGGATGAGTTGGTAGCGTGGTTGCGTCAGCACCCGCAACTAACCTCGGGTGAGCTGGCCGCGCGCCTGGATGGATTTTCCGCGCAAGCCTGCCATCGCTACCTGGCGTTGGCGTACGCCCGTGAGGCGCTGGGCGCTTCTGCCGGTGAGCATGGCTTGGCCGGCAAGCTGGATCAGGCCATGGCCGCCTTGGCGCAAGACCAGGGGCCGGCGATCGAACTGGCGATCGAGATTGGCCCGCTGGCCCAGGCCGCCGAGGAACAGGGCGTGGCCGATGTGGCTGCGTTGCGTGGTGTGTACTGCGACTTCCTGTGTGGTTATCGCGGGCTCCGGCATGCCTGGGACGAGTTGCGCGCACGCTTTGGTGATGCCGCTATCGGCGATGTCGCGCAGTTCATGCTCAGCGGCCTGGCCAGCCATATCAACGGGCCGTCCTCGAGCCTGGACAGCGCCCGCCTGCAGCAGGTCGTCAGCGACATGAAGCTGGTGCAGGCGCTCAAGAAACTGGAGGGCGACACTACCGTGCTGTTCCGCCAGCTCGCCGGAGGGTCCAGTGGCGTACGGACCTTCTGA